The nucleotide sequence ATCAGACCATGCGGCGAATGGCCCGCCGCATGGCGCGAAGAAGTGCCGAAATAGGGCGATGAATTTGCGTTACAGGACACGAGTGGGCGGCTACACCACAGCGCTTGTCGTGCTGGGGCTATTGCTGGGATTGAGCGGCTGTGCCAGCAGTCCACCGACGCAATTCATCGAACTCGACGCGCAGGCGCCCAAGGCCGCGAACATCGCTCACTCGGTCGGCATCGCGCCCATCACGATGGGGCGGGTGACCCTGCCGGCGAGTCTGGACCGGCTGGCCCTGGTGCGTCGTACTGGTGCCAATCGGCTCGATGTGAGCCAGGTGGTGGAATGGGGGGGACCGCTGGATAGTCTGGTGCGACAAACCCTCGGTTCCGATCTGGCAGCCCGGCTCCCACGGCAGGCGTACATGCCATCCGATCAGATTCCGCCCGGTGCGCAGCAGGGTTTTCACTTTCTTGACGTGACATGCCAGAGGTTTTCGGCCGGTGCGGACAATCGGGTGACACTGGTTGCCCACTGGAGTCTGGTCGACGGAAAAACGCGTCGTACGATGATTGCTAAAAGCGCGACGATCCATGTACAAGCGGCCACCGCCAGCGGCGCTGACATCGCCGCGGCGATGAGTCGCGCCCTGGCATTGTTAAGCGACCAGGTCGTCAGCTCACTCGCAAGGAAACAGTGACATGATATCAACAGTGTCCAGTTAACCCGGGACGGTTCAACGGATCCATCTGCAGATCGACTGACTCGAGCGGGCTCATGAACATTTACGTCCTGTCATCACAGTGCTGGAGCAGGAACGTGGTTTCTGGCTGGTCGGGTCCGGGTGTCAAAGGTTCGTTCGGCTCAGTCGTAGCGCATTGCTGATTACCGACACCGACGAGAAACTCATGGCTGCTGCCGCGAGCATCGGCGACAGCAAGGTGCCGATCAGTGGATATAGGACGCCGGCGGCGACCGGCACGCCGGCGCCATTGTAGATAAATGCAAAGAACAGATTCTGTCGAATATTGCGCATGCTCTGTTCGGACAACCGGCGCGCCTTGGCGATGCCGCGCAGGTCGCCTTTTACCAGCGTGATGCGGGCGGACTCCATGGCCACGTCGGTGCCGGTGCCCATGGCGATGCCCACGTCGGCTTTGGCCAGCGCCGGCGCATCGTTCACGCCGTCGCCGGCCATGGCCACCTTGCGTCCTTCGCTCTGGAGTTTTTCCACCAGCGCATGCTTGTCTTCCGGCAAGGCGCCGGCATGGACCTCATCAATGTTCAATCGTTCAGCCACCGCCTGGGCGGTCTTTTCGTTGTCGCCGGTGAGCATGATGAGGCGCAAGCCTGCATCATGCAGAATGCGCACGGCCTCGTGGGTGGATTCCTTGATCGGGTCGGCGACGGCGACCGCGCCTATGAGAGCGCCGTCCACGGCAGCCAGCATCACGGTTTCACCCCGGGCACGGCGCTTGTCGACGACATCGGACAGCGCCGCGGCGTCGATACCGTTGTCCTCCATCAAGCGGGCGTTGCCGATGAACACCGCGTGTCCGTCCACGGTGCCGCGGACCCCTTTACCAGTGATGGAATCGAAATCTGTGACACGCCCCGGCTTGATGCCGCGCTCGGCTGCGCCGGCCACGATCGAGCGGGCCAGTGGATGTTCGCTGGCGTTTTCCAGCGAGGCGACCCATTGCAGTACGTCGGATTCCTGAAAGCCTGACGTGGTTTCTATCGCCACCAGCTTCGGTTTGCCTTCGGTGAGCGTGCCGGTCTTGTCGACCAGCAGCACGTCGACCTGCTCCATCAATTCCAGGGCTTCGGCATCGCGGATCAATACGCCTTCGCGGGCGCCGCGGCCCACGCCGACCATGACGGACATGGGCGTGGCCAGGCCGAGCGCGCAAGGACAAGCGATAATCAGCACGGAGATCGCTGCCACCAACGCATAAGCCAGCGCCGGCGCGGGGCCGATCAACGCCCAGACCACAAAGGCAATGATGGCAGCGACCACGACAGCCGGCACGAAGAGGCCGGCGACCTTGTCTGCTAGGCCCTGGATCGGCGCGCGCGAGCGTTGCGCCCGGGCGACCATGTCCACGATACGCGCCAGCACTGTATTCTCGCCGACGCGGGCCGCGCGCATCACGAAACTACCGGTCTGATTGACAGTTCCACCCGTGACCGTATCGCCAACGCCCTTCTCCTGTGGGAGGGGCTCGCCGGTGATCATGGATTCGTCCAGCGTCGAGTGGCCCTCGATGATTTCGCCGTCCACCGGGACTTTTTCCCCGGGCCGCACGCGCAGTCGGTCGTCGGCTTGTAGCGCGTCCACGGAAACTTCCTCTTCGTCGTCGCCACGACCGATCCGGCGGGCTGTGGGTGGCGCCAGGTCCAGTAAGGATTTCAATGCTTTTGACGTCTGCCCACGAGCGCGCGTCTCCAGGACCTGTCCGAGAAGTATCAGCGTAATAATCACCGCTGCCGCCTCGAAATACAGCGGAGCGTGGCCGCCGGCGCTCTTGAAGGCCGCCGGCAAAAGATCGGGGAGAAGGAGGTCAAAGACGGAAAAGCCGTAGGCGGCCCCGACGCCAAGTGCAATGAGCGTCCACATGTTCGGACTGACATTGACGACGGATTTCCAGCCGCGCTGGAAGGCGAAGCCACCGCACCAGAGCACGACCGGTGTAGCCAGCGCGAACTGGATCCAGCCGAAGGCGGCCCCCAGGAAATCGCGAATGCCCAGGCCCGGCACCATCTCGCCCATGGCCAGCAGCAGCACCGTGGCCGAGAGCGGCACGCTCAACCAGAAGCGTCGGCTCATGGCCTTGAACTCGCCGT is from Salinisphaera sp. LB1 and encodes:
- a CDS encoding copper-translocating P-type ATPase, translating into MHPEVKQGQPGECPKCGMTLEATTPPKRRTQYTCPMHPEIIQDTPGDCPKCGMTLEPMTVASDTDDGEFKAMSRRFWLSVPLSATVLLLAMGEMVPGLGIRDFLGAAFGWIQFALATPVVLWCGGFAFQRGWKSVVNVSPNMWTLIALGVGAAYGFSVFDLLLPDLLPAAFKSAGGHAPLYFEAAAVIITLILLGQVLETRARGQTSKALKSLLDLAPPTARRIGRGDDEEEVSVDALQADDRLRVRPGEKVPVDGEIIEGHSTLDESMITGEPLPQEKGVGDTVTGGTVNQTGSFVMRAARVGENTVLARIVDMVARAQRSRAPIQGLADKVAGLFVPAVVVAAIIAFVVWALIGPAPALAYALVAAISVLIIACPCALGLATPMSVMVGVGRGAREGVLIRDAEALELMEQVDVLLVDKTGTLTEGKPKLVAIETTSGFQESDVLQWVASLENASEHPLARSIVAGAAERGIKPGRVTDFDSITGKGVRGTVDGHAVFIGNARLMEDNGIDAAALSDVVDKRRARGETVMLAAVDGALIGAVAVADPIKESTHEAVRILHDAGLRLIMLTGDNEKTAQAVAERLNIDEVHAGALPEDKHALVEKLQSEGRKVAMAGDGVNDAPALAKADVGIAMGTGTDVAMESARITLVKGDLRGIAKARRLSEQSMRNIRQNLFFAFIYNGAGVPVAAGVLYPLIGTLLSPMLAAAAMSFSSVSVISNALRLSRTNL
- a CDS encoding membrane integrity-associated transporter subunit PqiC, coding for MNLRYRTRVGGYTTALVVLGLLLGLSGCASSPPTQFIELDAQAPKAANIAHSVGIAPITMGRVTLPASLDRLALVRRTGANRLDVSQVVEWGGPLDSLVRQTLGSDLAARLPRQAYMPSDQIPPGAQQGFHFLDVTCQRFSAGADNRVTLVAHWSLVDGKTRRTMIAKSATIHVQAATASGADIAAAMSRALALLSDQVVSSLARKQ